CAATTTGGTTATGACATTTTTTGAAGGCTACAAAGGAGCTTCAGTAGCCAGGATGGAGGAGTCCAAGCACAGGGACAAACTCCATGGCCAGCTGACATCTCTGGAGAAGTTGTTGTCTAAGACCATCCATCACATCTCAGACTGCTTCAATGACACAGTCTCCTACAAAGTGAGTAAGATGAATCTGTGTCTGTATACCCGTCACAGTCATGCTGGTCATGAGCATAGACAATATGAGGTTTTGTGTCGCTTTTTCTTTATTTCATCTTTTATCATTTCTGAGTTTTTTACCTTGACAATGTTCACCTCTTCGCTACCTTTACTTTACTTGTAGCCAAGTGAAAAGTCTTACCCTATAGCTTTTACAGCTGCTTGGTATTAACAAAGTTACAAGGGAGGGGTggtagagaagaaaaaaaacatacaaaatcCAGGCTAATGAAGTTACATTGTACAAAGTGTGTGTGCCAGATAAAAAGGTCAAATTATAGAATTGTGATAGACGCTGTGTACATTGTGTCGCAGGGCAGACCATACTGTGAGAAGATGCGATGGGATCGCATTGAGATGCTGTACTGGCTCCAACAAGAGAAGCGTGTCTGTACCCTCgacagggtggtggaggggagggtctcTGTCCCAGCTAGACTGCCCCCACTGGGTCCCATTCTCCAGCTGAACAGTGgtacccaccccaccccaatgGGCCACACCCCAACATCCAGCCAAAGCACACATTTAGCCCCACTCACAGATCCCAATGAGCTGCGTGTAACATGCATACGTTTGAACACTGTcaacaaatgaataaaatgtttgaACACATTGCTTTTTTTATGTGCCTGGTGGCATATTTATTCTCATtatagcaaaaaaaaaaaaaggtatatATAGCAAAAATCAATCATTTACAAGGGGTATGCCTATGAACCATAGTGTACCAAGTTTTATTATTAAATAATTATTGATTGTTGTTTAGAACACACCTTATTCAAGAAACACGGTTTAACAAACTGtaagcctaaccctgaactctgtgTTGATTTACCCTAAAAGGGGAAACTGACTTTTCGGTCCCAGAACAGcttattttaataagttaaatcAACTTGGAGTATGTCCACTCGAGTTAAGCACGGGCATGAGGACTATAAAATGCCAACATCAATGGAATTCCGATAAtaggatccaccatggcacccggcGACTAAAAACATCCTCCTACTTCACCCCACTTCAGTTAGAAGTGTTAACACGTGTTTATGGTGTTCTATGGAAAAAAGCGACAATTGGCGTGAGAGACAATTGCTGGCCGAATCAATGGCTTGAATGCAGTAGtcagtccatacattgaacattgaACCACACTTTCCGTTGTTATTATTACAGGTGAAAAAGTGGTGGAATGTAATtgaataaaatagcatgttcacGTAGGTACTTTCCACAGGCGCAAAGATTACTACAAACAGCCTGGTCAGCCCCAATACCATTGATTTAGATTGTTAATAGCTTTGTATCTTTTCTCCTGTCTAATGTAGTCACATGATCGACATGCATGTTCAAGTCCAAAATAGCATCCCTTAACTTTATAGTTTTTCCTCCAGCTGTGGTACTTCATGTACTCTTCATCATTCTTGTCAAGGAAAAGCAGCCGATCTGCCAGTTCCTTTTGATTGGGGAAGTCATCCACATGAAGAAAAGAGTCTGCTGGAATGAATTCCTCATAGTTTTGCCTGGATGGGCCCAAAACTACTGGGACAGCTCCCAAACTCATGGCATTGTACAACTTCTCAGTGATGTAGTCTTTGAAGACTGAATTTTCAAAGGACAGGTAAAATTTGCATCTAGAAATGTTTTTTGTATAGTCTTCGTTGTTTACGTATGTACCAAAGTGTCGTCCATAGGCCTCTACTTTGACATGGTTACTCAGCCCCTTGTAGACCTGAACTCTTCTGAAGGATGGGTGCCAGTTGCTCACAATCCAGCACACCAATTTAGTCTTCGTTGGCAGCTCAAAGTGTTTGTCCACAGCTGTTACCTCAACTAAGGATCCACAAGGAACAGGTACAGAGGAATCCTGTCGATAATTTGAGGTCATATTAAACAGGTTATCGAACTTGGGCCATCTTTTAGAGTTGGCAGGTGATTCAGCATTGAACCACACCCATTTCTGGAACCAGGGAAGTGGGTTTTGTGGCATGTTGCCTAGATCTTCATGGATGTCCCGGTGATGAAAGAGGACTCCATGTGCAATATTAAAAAGGCTCTTGTCGTCTGTCAAGCGACAActttgaacattgaaatcagcACATGAATGAAGGTCAAAAGATTGTCCAAATGGCCACATCCAGATCAGGAGAATAGTGTCTGGATTGTCAGCTCTGAGGATTACTTGGGAGttctgcttgcctgtcttcTGGGGTTGTGAGGTTTGGAATAGGACCTCAGTCTGATTCCCCTCTCGATTTAGCCCATCTTGGCAGACACAGATAGCTTTCTCATTTGATTCTCTGTCCGTGCACAACAGTGAGTTGATGTTGGGTTTGTAGTACGTAAAAAAGACAACAAAGGAGCACACCACCACAAAGCTGCAAATCAATGCAGGCCGTAGTACTGTCCCTTGGGAAGTTGACTtgatcatgtctgtgtgtcagaaAATACAGCCATTACAATACATCAATAACTTCAAAACAATACATCACAATATTGGTTACTATTTGTTGCAGATGG
The Osmerus eperlanus chromosome 17, fOsmEpe2.1, whole genome shotgun sequence DNA segment above includes these coding regions:
- the LOC134037888 gene encoding 4-galactosyl-N-acetylglucosaminide 3-alpha-L-fucosyltransferase 9-like, giving the protein MIKSTSQGTVLRPALICSFVVVCSFVVFFTYYKPNINSLLCTDRESNEKAICVCQDGLNREGNQTEVLFQTSQPQKTGKQNSQVILRADNPDTILLIWMWPFGQSFDLHSCADFNVQSCRLTDDKSLFNIAHGVLFHHRDIHEDLGNMPQNPLPWFQKWVWFNAESPANSKRWPKFDNLFNMTSNYRQDSSVPVPCGSLVEVTAVDKHFELPTKTKLVCWIVSNWHPSFRRVQVYKGLSNHVKVEAYGRHFGTYVNNEDYTKNISRCKFYLSFENSVFKDYITEKLYNAMSLGAVPVVLGPSRQNYEEFIPADSFLHVDDFPNQKELADRLLFLDKNDEEYMKYHSWRKNYKVKGCYFGLEHACRSCDYIRQEKRYKAINNLNQWYWG